One Paramisgurnus dabryanus chromosome 8, PD_genome_1.1, whole genome shotgun sequence DNA window includes the following coding sequences:
- the aldoca gene encoding fructose-bisphosphate aldolase C-A — translation MTHQFPSLTTEQKKELHGIALRIVSPGKGILAADESIGSMGKRLNQIGVENTEENRRLYRQVLFTADDRIDSCIGGVIFFHETLYQNSDDGVPFVKMIKEKGITVGIKVDKGVVPLPGTNGETTAQGLDGLSERCAQYKKDGADFAKWRCVMKISGTTPSNLCITENARVLARYASVCQQHGIVPIVEPEILPDGDHDLKRCQFVTERVLAAVYKAMFDHHVYLEGTLLKPSMVTPGHGCPTKYSAEEVAMATLTALRRTVPPAVTGVTFLSGGQSEEEASINLNAINNCPLVKPWPLTFSFGRALQASALKTWRGQRENETAATEEFIKRAEINSLASQGKYTTGGDSSGATGLSHYLSSYAY, via the exons ATGACCCACCAGTTTCCTTCCCTCACCACTGAGCAAAAGAAAGAGCTTCATGGGATAGCTCTTCGCATAGTGTCTCCAGGGAAAGGCATCTTAGCTGCGGATGAGTCTATAG GCAGTATGGGGAAGCGTTTGAACCAAATAGGAGTGGAGAACACAGAGGAGAACCGGCGTCTCTACCGTCAGGTGCTCTTCACTGCCGATGACCGCATTGACAGCTGTATTGGTGGGGTTATCTTCTTCCACGAAACGCTCTACCAGAACTCCGATGATGGCGTCCCATTTGTTAAGATGATAAAAGAAAAGGGCATCACTGTAGGAATCAAG GTTGACAAAGGTGTAGTTCCCTTGCCAGGGACTAATGGAGAAACCACTGCACAAG GTCTGGATGGCCTTTCAGAACGCTGTGCTCAGTATAAAAAGGACGGAGCTGACTTTGCAAAGTGGCGCTGTGTCATGAAAATCAGTGGCACCACACCGTCCAATCTGTGTATTACTGAAAATGCAAGGGTTCTTGCCCGCTATGCTAGTGTCTGTCAGCAG CATGGGATCGTACCAATAGTGGAACCTGAGATCCTGCCTGACGGAGACCATGATTTGAAGCGTTGCCAGTTTGTCACAGAGAGG GTGCTTGCAGCGGTGTACAAAGCCATGTTTGATCATCATGTGTATCTGGAAGGCACACTGCTCAAACCCAGCATGGTGACACCCGGACATGGCTGCCCAACCAAATACAGTGCAGAAGAGGTTGCCATGGCAACACTCACCGCTTTGCGGCGTACTGTCCCACCTGCAGTCACAG GAGTGACATTCCTCTCGGGCGGTCAAAGTGAAGAGGAAGCTTCCATTAACCTGAATGCCATCAATAACTGCCCGCTGGTCAAGCCCTGGCCTCTCACCTTCTCATTTGGTCGAGCTCTGCAAGCCTCGGCACTAAAGACCTGGCGTGGACAGAGAGAAAATGAGACCGCTGCAACTGAGGAGTTCATCAAACGGGCAGAG